One Cotesia glomerata isolate CgM1 linkage group LG8, MPM_Cglom_v2.3, whole genome shotgun sequence genomic window carries:
- the LOC123270539 gene encoding TBC1 domain family member 15-like isoform X2, whose product MFEPTEPGKELCIHTGVVLRGANVREDEVHSSGTLNIVEYSFGKCIEWKPQEVSVVSENQDQDPEWSVVESHTRRTRTSSEGPDSLGRARTVRILFFDLKSVRINHGGQQLIFMQKDGTTYVAFFQLSNAESFVSSLKGFIKFEKAKSDRNLFLVSDSEYSSTVLKSSFAELDLFQENTSDYVWKFVKNLHNRPYETTLEAFSKLADIWLYKEPVKQPVEEAVADLLNRSLTVDLTSQALGSSGSGEEYEVIGQPGHKIILPPRPPCPRGAPLSQEQWDRCKDFEGRITNPDAIREIIFRGGIIPSLRYEVWKFLLNYYPWNSTVSERIELKKLKTDEYYRMKLQWKSMSADQETRFSDYRDRKSLIEKDVNRTDRTHPYYYGENNPHLSQLYDILMTYIMYNFDLGYVQGMSDLLSPILCLMDSEVDAFWSFVGFMDKVSSNFEMDQAGMKAQLCQLNNLLQITEPQLAQYLIKNESGNMFFCFRWLLVLFKREFNAIDIIKLWEVLWTDLPCKNFHLLICTAILDTEKSALMENRYGFTEILKHINDLSLHIELPWTLSKAEGIYHQLMAVAPNLPDHIRTVIGLEPLNNTSPSTSDLDEESNDVTVTNDQTADGENFNGEKTAKRKNSNESGNIKIGNDEVVFERGLNMSYM is encoded by the exons AGTTTTGGTAAATGCATCGAATGGAAGCCTCAAGAAGTATCAGTAGTCTCAGAAAATCAAGACCAGGATCCAGAATGGTCAGTAGTAGAGTCTCACACTCGTCGCACCCGTACTTCTTCGGAAGGACCCGACTCTCTGGGGCGTGCTCGCACTGTCCGTATCCTGTTCTTCGACTTGAAGTCAGTAAGAATAAACCACGGTGGACAGCAGTTGATCTTTATGCAGAAAGACGGGACGACCTATGTCGCGTTTTTCCAGCTGTCCAACGCCGAGAGTTTCGTCAGTTCTCTCAAGGGGTTCATTAAGTTTGAAAAAGCCAAGTCTGACAGAAATTTGTTTCTCGTTTCTGACAGCGAGTACAGCAGCACAGTATTGAAGAGCTCATTCGCCGAGCTGGACCTGTTTCAGGAAAACACCTCAGACTATGTTTGGAAGTTTGTTAAGAATTTACACAATCGTCCTTATGAAACTACTCTAGAAGCTTTTAGCAAACTTGCTGATATTTGGC tttataaagAGCCAGTCAAACAACCGGTAGAAGAAGCAGTTGCTGATTTGTTAAATAGGTCATTAACCGTCGACTTGACATCCCAAGCACTTGGTTCCAGCGGTTCTGGGGAAGAATATGAAGTTATAGGCCAGCCAGgacataaaataattctacCTCCAAGGCCACCTTGTCCACGTGGTGCGCCTCTGTCACAAGAACAGTGGGATAGGTGTAAAGATTTTGAAGGAAGAATTACTAATCCAGATGCTATACGTGAAATTATATTTCGTGGG gGAATAATTCCATCATTACGATATGAAgtatggaaatttttattaaactattatCCATGGAACTCAACAGTATCTGAAagaatagaattaaaaaaattaaaaactgacGAGTATTACAGAATGAAATTACAGTGGAAGTCAATGTCTGCTGATCAAGAAACGAGATTTTCAGATTATCGTGACCGCAAAAGTCTTatag aAAAAGATGTCAATAGAACAGACAGAACTCACCCGTATTACTATGGTGAAAATAATCCCCATCTCTCTCAATTGTACGACATACTCATGACTTATATAATGTACAACTTTGACTTGGGGTACGTACAAGGTATGAGCGACTTACTTAGTCCTATATTGTGTTTAATGGACAGTGAAGTTGACGCTTTTTGGAGTTTCGTTGGATTTATGGACAAAGTT agTTCAAATTTCGAAATGGATCAAGCTGGGATGAAAGCTCAATTATGTCAATTAAATAACTTACTTCAGATAACCGAGCCACAGCTGGCGcagtatttaattaaaaacgaatCCGGAAACATGTTCTTTTGTTTCCGTTGGCTGCTTGTATTATTTAAGCGCGAGTTCAATgctattgatataattaaactCTGGGAGGTATTATGGACTGATTTaccttgtaaaaattttcacttgttaATCTGTACGGCGATACTTGACACGGAAAAAAGTGCGCTCATGGAAAATCGCTATGGCTTTACTGAAATTTTAAag caCATTAATGATCTGTCTCTTCACATTGAATTACCATGGACATTATCAAAAGCCGAGGGTATTTACCACCAATTAATGGCAGTCGCTCCGAATTTGCCAGACCACATACGGACAGTAATCGGTCTGGAGCCACTGAACAACACGTCGCCTTCGACGAGCGATCTGGATGAAGAGAGTAACGATGTTACTGTAACGAACGATCAAACAGCCGATGGTGAAAATTTTAACGGCGAGAAAACTGCTAAGAGGAAGAACAGCAACGAGAGCGGTAACATTAAAATCGGGAATGATGAAGTTGTATTTGAGCGCGGGTTGAATATGTCTTacatgtaa
- the LOC123270539 gene encoding TBC1 domain family member 15-like isoform X1 → MFEPTEPGKVINLELCIHTGVVLRGANVREDEVHSSGTLNIVEYSFGKCIEWKPQEVSVVSENQDQDPEWSVVESHTRRTRTSSEGPDSLGRARTVRILFFDLKSVRINHGGQQLIFMQKDGTTYVAFFQLSNAESFVSSLKGFIKFEKAKSDRNLFLVSDSEYSSTVLKSSFAELDLFQENTSDYVWKFVKNLHNRPYETTLEAFSKLADIWLYKEPVKQPVEEAVADLLNRSLTVDLTSQALGSSGSGEEYEVIGQPGHKIILPPRPPCPRGAPLSQEQWDRCKDFEGRITNPDAIREIIFRGGIIPSLRYEVWKFLLNYYPWNSTVSERIELKKLKTDEYYRMKLQWKSMSADQETRFSDYRDRKSLIEKDVNRTDRTHPYYYGENNPHLSQLYDILMTYIMYNFDLGYVQGMSDLLSPILCLMDSEVDAFWSFVGFMDKVSSNFEMDQAGMKAQLCQLNNLLQITEPQLAQYLIKNESGNMFFCFRWLLVLFKREFNAIDIIKLWEVLWTDLPCKNFHLLICTAILDTEKSALMENRYGFTEILKHINDLSLHIELPWTLSKAEGIYHQLMAVAPNLPDHIRTVIGLEPLNNTSPSTSDLDEESNDVTVTNDQTADGENFNGEKTAKRKNSNESGNIKIGNDEVVFERGLNMSYM, encoded by the exons AGTTTTGGTAAATGCATCGAATGGAAGCCTCAAGAAGTATCAGTAGTCTCAGAAAATCAAGACCAGGATCCAGAATGGTCAGTAGTAGAGTCTCACACTCGTCGCACCCGTACTTCTTCGGAAGGACCCGACTCTCTGGGGCGTGCTCGCACTGTCCGTATCCTGTTCTTCGACTTGAAGTCAGTAAGAATAAACCACGGTGGACAGCAGTTGATCTTTATGCAGAAAGACGGGACGACCTATGTCGCGTTTTTCCAGCTGTCCAACGCCGAGAGTTTCGTCAGTTCTCTCAAGGGGTTCATTAAGTTTGAAAAAGCCAAGTCTGACAGAAATTTGTTTCTCGTTTCTGACAGCGAGTACAGCAGCACAGTATTGAAGAGCTCATTCGCCGAGCTGGACCTGTTTCAGGAAAACACCTCAGACTATGTTTGGAAGTTTGTTAAGAATTTACACAATCGTCCTTATGAAACTACTCTAGAAGCTTTTAGCAAACTTGCTGATATTTGGC tttataaagAGCCAGTCAAACAACCGGTAGAAGAAGCAGTTGCTGATTTGTTAAATAGGTCATTAACCGTCGACTTGACATCCCAAGCACTTGGTTCCAGCGGTTCTGGGGAAGAATATGAAGTTATAGGCCAGCCAGgacataaaataattctacCTCCAAGGCCACCTTGTCCACGTGGTGCGCCTCTGTCACAAGAACAGTGGGATAGGTGTAAAGATTTTGAAGGAAGAATTACTAATCCAGATGCTATACGTGAAATTATATTTCGTGGG gGAATAATTCCATCATTACGATATGAAgtatggaaatttttattaaactattatCCATGGAACTCAACAGTATCTGAAagaatagaattaaaaaaattaaaaactgacGAGTATTACAGAATGAAATTACAGTGGAAGTCAATGTCTGCTGATCAAGAAACGAGATTTTCAGATTATCGTGACCGCAAAAGTCTTatag aAAAAGATGTCAATAGAACAGACAGAACTCACCCGTATTACTATGGTGAAAATAATCCCCATCTCTCTCAATTGTACGACATACTCATGACTTATATAATGTACAACTTTGACTTGGGGTACGTACAAGGTATGAGCGACTTACTTAGTCCTATATTGTGTTTAATGGACAGTGAAGTTGACGCTTTTTGGAGTTTCGTTGGATTTATGGACAAAGTT agTTCAAATTTCGAAATGGATCAAGCTGGGATGAAAGCTCAATTATGTCAATTAAATAACTTACTTCAGATAACCGAGCCACAGCTGGCGcagtatttaattaaaaacgaatCCGGAAACATGTTCTTTTGTTTCCGTTGGCTGCTTGTATTATTTAAGCGCGAGTTCAATgctattgatataattaaactCTGGGAGGTATTATGGACTGATTTaccttgtaaaaattttcacttgttaATCTGTACGGCGATACTTGACACGGAAAAAAGTGCGCTCATGGAAAATCGCTATGGCTTTACTGAAATTTTAAag caCATTAATGATCTGTCTCTTCACATTGAATTACCATGGACATTATCAAAAGCCGAGGGTATTTACCACCAATTAATGGCAGTCGCTCCGAATTTGCCAGACCACATACGGACAGTAATCGGTCTGGAGCCACTGAACAACACGTCGCCTTCGACGAGCGATCTGGATGAAGAGAGTAACGATGTTACTGTAACGAACGATCAAACAGCCGATGGTGAAAATTTTAACGGCGAGAAAACTGCTAAGAGGAAGAACAGCAACGAGAGCGGTAACATTAAAATCGGGAATGATGAAGTTGTATTTGAGCGCGGGTTGAATATGTCTTacatgtaa
- the LOC123270539 gene encoding TBC1 domain family member 15-like isoform X3, which translates to MQKDGTTYVAFFQLSNAESFVSSLKGFIKFEKAKSDRNLFLVSDSEYSSTVLKSSFAELDLFQENTSDYVWKFVKNLHNRPYETTLEAFSKLADIWLYKEPVKQPVEEAVADLLNRSLTVDLTSQALGSSGSGEEYEVIGQPGHKIILPPRPPCPRGAPLSQEQWDRCKDFEGRITNPDAIREIIFRGGIIPSLRYEVWKFLLNYYPWNSTVSERIELKKLKTDEYYRMKLQWKSMSADQETRFSDYRDRKSLIEKDVNRTDRTHPYYYGENNPHLSQLYDILMTYIMYNFDLGYVQGMSDLLSPILCLMDSEVDAFWSFVGFMDKVSSNFEMDQAGMKAQLCQLNNLLQITEPQLAQYLIKNESGNMFFCFRWLLVLFKREFNAIDIIKLWEVLWTDLPCKNFHLLICTAILDTEKSALMENRYGFTEILKHINDLSLHIELPWTLSKAEGIYHQLMAVAPNLPDHIRTVIGLEPLNNTSPSTSDLDEESNDVTVTNDQTADGENFNGEKTAKRKNSNESGNIKIGNDEVVFERGLNMSYM; encoded by the exons ATGCAGAAAGACGGGACGACCTATGTCGCGTTTTTCCAGCTGTCCAACGCCGAGAGTTTCGTCAGTTCTCTCAAGGGGTTCATTAAGTTTGAAAAAGCCAAGTCTGACAGAAATTTGTTTCTCGTTTCTGACAGCGAGTACAGCAGCACAGTATTGAAGAGCTCATTCGCCGAGCTGGACCTGTTTCAGGAAAACACCTCAGACTATGTTTGGAAGTTTGTTAAGAATTTACACAATCGTCCTTATGAAACTACTCTAGAAGCTTTTAGCAAACTTGCTGATATTTGGC tttataaagAGCCAGTCAAACAACCGGTAGAAGAAGCAGTTGCTGATTTGTTAAATAGGTCATTAACCGTCGACTTGACATCCCAAGCACTTGGTTCCAGCGGTTCTGGGGAAGAATATGAAGTTATAGGCCAGCCAGgacataaaataattctacCTCCAAGGCCACCTTGTCCACGTGGTGCGCCTCTGTCACAAGAACAGTGGGATAGGTGTAAAGATTTTGAAGGAAGAATTACTAATCCAGATGCTATACGTGAAATTATATTTCGTGGG gGAATAATTCCATCATTACGATATGAAgtatggaaatttttattaaactattatCCATGGAACTCAACAGTATCTGAAagaatagaattaaaaaaattaaaaactgacGAGTATTACAGAATGAAATTACAGTGGAAGTCAATGTCTGCTGATCAAGAAACGAGATTTTCAGATTATCGTGACCGCAAAAGTCTTatag aAAAAGATGTCAATAGAACAGACAGAACTCACCCGTATTACTATGGTGAAAATAATCCCCATCTCTCTCAATTGTACGACATACTCATGACTTATATAATGTACAACTTTGACTTGGGGTACGTACAAGGTATGAGCGACTTACTTAGTCCTATATTGTGTTTAATGGACAGTGAAGTTGACGCTTTTTGGAGTTTCGTTGGATTTATGGACAAAGTT agTTCAAATTTCGAAATGGATCAAGCTGGGATGAAAGCTCAATTATGTCAATTAAATAACTTACTTCAGATAACCGAGCCACAGCTGGCGcagtatttaattaaaaacgaatCCGGAAACATGTTCTTTTGTTTCCGTTGGCTGCTTGTATTATTTAAGCGCGAGTTCAATgctattgatataattaaactCTGGGAGGTATTATGGACTGATTTaccttgtaaaaattttcacttgttaATCTGTACGGCGATACTTGACACGGAAAAAAGTGCGCTCATGGAAAATCGCTATGGCTTTACTGAAATTTTAAag caCATTAATGATCTGTCTCTTCACATTGAATTACCATGGACATTATCAAAAGCCGAGGGTATTTACCACCAATTAATGGCAGTCGCTCCGAATTTGCCAGACCACATACGGACAGTAATCGGTCTGGAGCCACTGAACAACACGTCGCCTTCGACGAGCGATCTGGATGAAGAGAGTAACGATGTTACTGTAACGAACGATCAAACAGCCGATGGTGAAAATTTTAACGGCGAGAAAACTGCTAAGAGGAAGAACAGCAACGAGAGCGGTAACATTAAAATCGGGAATGATGAAGTTGTATTTGAGCGCGGGTTGAATATGTCTTacatgtaa